In Salvelinus namaycush isolate Seneca chromosome 17, SaNama_1.0, whole genome shotgun sequence, one genomic interval encodes:
- the LOC120062291 gene encoding thioredoxin-related transmembrane protein 2-B-like — protein MGLITGVIAFFYHLPQIYKWLFKPYYILSILMSSAFLILRKCPGLCENLNTEREDGNPCDFDWREVEILMFLSAIVMMKNRRAITLEQHAGNLFMFSKVANVILFFRLDIRLGIFYFSLCIAFVMTCKPPLYMGPEYIKYFSEKTIDEELNHDTRLTWIVEFYANWSPECQSFAPVFADLSLKYNCAGLRFGKIDAGRYGEVAQRYKVSTSPLAKQLPSLVLFQSGREVMRRPMVDNKCRAVSWTFSEENIIREFNLNELFEASKKIKKGRGEDNPLPPEGSEEPQPEPDTPAESKKDQ, from the exons ATGGGGTTGATCACCGGAGTTATTGCTTTCTTTTACCACTTACCTCAAATATACAAATGGCTCTTCAAGCCTTATTACATCTTGTCTATATTGATGTCCTCCGCATTCCTCATACTTCGCAAGTGTCCGGGACTTTGCGAAAACCTCAACACAGAACGGGAGGACGGGAACCCATGCGACTTTGACTGG AGAGAAGTGGAGATTCTAATGTTTCTCAGTGCGATTGTCATGATGAAGAACAGAAGAGCCA TCACATTAGAGCAGCATGCAGGGAACCTGTTTATGTTCAGTAAGGTGGCCAACGTCATCCTCTTCTTCAGGCTGGACATCAGACTGGGCATCTTCTACTTCTCTCTGTGTATTG CATTTGTCATGACCTGCAAACCGCCACTCTACATGGGCCCAGAGTACATCAAGTACTTCAGTGAAAAGACCATAGAC GAGGAGCTGAATCATGATACTCGCTTGACGTGGATCGTTGAGTTCTATGCTAACTGGTCTCCCGAGTGCCAGTCCTTCGCCCCCGTCTTTGCCGACCTTTCCCTCAA GTATAACTGTGCAGGACTGCGGTTTGGGAAGATAGACGCTGGCCGGTACGGAGAGGTGGCTCAGAG GTACAAGGTTAGCACCTCCCCTCTGGCCAAGCAGCTCCCCTCATTGGTGCTTTTCCAGTCAGGGCGGGAGGTCATGAGACGTCCAATGGTGGACAATAAGTGTCGAGCAGTGTCCTGGACTTTCAGcgag GAGAACATCATCCGCGAGTTCAACCTGAACGAGCTCTTCGAGGCGTCAAAGAAGATAAAGAAGGGTCGTGGCGAGGACAACCCCTTACCACCAGAGGGCAGCGAAGAGCCTCAACCTGAACCCGACACCCCAGCAGAGAGCAAGAAAGACCAGTAG